The following coding sequences lie in one Candidatus Methylomirabilis lanthanidiphila genomic window:
- a CDS encoding membrane protein: MEWLWDLFHTIYDVEGLVRVGGLMALIVIVFAETGLLIGFFLPGDSLLVTAGLFAVSGHLELWSLFLFVSLAAIVGDAVGYFIGVRSGPRIFSKEDSLLFHKKHLITTQEFYDRHGGITIVLARFMPILRTFAPVVAGVGNMQYSRFALYNVMGGVGWVVSMTSIGYFLGKTIPDIDRYIHVVIVAVILLSLVPGIVAFVRTSRRARKLST, translated from the coding sequence ATGGAATGGCTCTGGGATCTGTTCCACACCATCTACGATGTTGAGGGCCTGGTCCGCGTCGGCGGCCTGATGGCGCTCATCGTCATCGTGTTTGCCGAGACGGGCCTGCTGATCGGCTTCTTCCTGCCCGGCGATTCCCTGCTGGTCACTGCGGGATTATTCGCGGTGAGCGGTCACCTGGAACTGTGGAGCCTGTTCCTCTTTGTCAGCCTGGCCGCCATTGTGGGTGATGCTGTCGGCTACTTCATTGGCGTGAGAAGCGGTCCTCGAATCTTCTCCAAAGAAGACTCTCTCCTCTTCCATAAGAAGCACCTCATCACGACCCAAGAGTTCTACGATCGTCATGGCGGTATCACCATCGTCCTCGCCCGGTTCATGCCGATCCTCCGCACCTTTGCGCCCGTCGTGGCGGGGGTCGGCAACATGCAGTACAGTCGATTTGCCCTCTACAACGTGATGGGAGGGGTCGGATGGGTTGTGAGCATGACCTCCATCGGCTATTTCCTCGGCAAGACTATCCCGGATATCGACCGCTATATCCACGTTGTCATCGTCGCCGTCATCCTGCTTTCCTTAGTTCCCGGGATTGTCGCCTTTGTAAGAACCAGCCGCCGCGCCCGCAAGCTGTCCACGTAA
- the vapC_6 gene encoding tRNA(fMet)-specific endonuclease VapC, with translation MVLIDTNIAVSLWVENDWTHAARRLLEKDSDWRTESFALIEFANVMATYVRMGMTSEREALSQLDEVEAFLSPGSTIVSHPQALSMAIAYKVLVYDARFLVAARKLGVKLVTEDAALRRAAPELTQSLNEALAA, from the coding sequence ATGGTATTGATCGATACCAACATCGCGGTCTCATTGTGGGTCGAGAATGATTGGACGCATGCGGCGCGCCGGTTACTGGAAAAGGATTCGGATTGGCGCACAGAGTCCTTCGCGTTGATAGAATTTGCTAACGTGATGGCGACCTACGTGCGTATGGGAATGACCAGCGAGCGCGAGGCGCTTTCGCAGCTCGATGAGGTTGAGGCATTCCTAAGCCCAGGGTCGACCATTGTCAGCCACCCCCAGGCCTTGTCCATGGCGATAGCGTACAAGGTGTTAGTCTACGACGCCCGCTTTCTTGTGGCGGCTCGGAAACTGGGAGTAAAGCTAGTTACGGAAGATGCCGCCCTCCGACGCGCTGCTCCCGAACTGACGCAGTCGCTCAACGAAGCTCTCGCCGCTTGA
- a CDS encoding sodium transporter, producing the protein MDRVTGLFPLWALLISALAVVYPALLMPLKWAIVPLLGVVMFGMGVTLTPSDFAATVKRPVIIALGVVLQFLLMPLIGWLLTRLLALPLPLAVGVVLVGAAPGGTASNVITYLARGDVALSITLTSMSTMLAVVMTPLLTWLYVGQLVAVPTADMLLSILKMILIPVACGVFVNTLWGSRLGELKRVFPLISIVGVVLIIGAIVALNQPQLSTLVLPVVLAVILHNLLGLAGGYMIPKAFGFDATICRTIAIEVGMQNSGLAVALAVKYFSPAAALPGAIFSIWHNLSGAALASFWSRTGRPR; encoded by the coding sequence ATGGATCGTGTCACCGGACTCTTTCCGCTCTGGGCCCTGCTTATCTCGGCTCTCGCAGTCGTCTATCCCGCATTGCTGATGCCGCTCAAGTGGGCGATCGTGCCGCTGTTGGGGGTCGTCATGTTCGGCATGGGCGTGACGCTGACGCCGAGCGATTTCGCGGCTACCGTGAAGCGGCCTGTCATCATCGCCCTCGGGGTGGTCTTACAGTTTCTTCTGATGCCGCTGATCGGATGGCTATTGACACGGCTCCTCGCCCTGCCGTTACCTCTGGCGGTGGGCGTCGTGCTGGTGGGCGCGGCGCCGGGCGGGACCGCATCGAATGTGATCACCTATCTGGCGAGGGGCGATGTGGCACTCTCCATCACCCTGACCTCGATGTCGACCATGCTGGCCGTGGTGATGACGCCGCTGCTCACGTGGCTGTACGTCGGGCAGTTGGTTGCCGTGCCTACCGCCGATATGCTGCTCAGCATCCTGAAGATGATCCTGATCCCGGTGGCGTGCGGCGTGTTCGTTAATACACTATGGGGCAGTCGGCTTGGGGAACTCAAGCGGGTGTTCCCTCTCATTTCAATTGTTGGTGTTGTTCTCATCATCGGGGCGATCGTTGCGCTGAATCAACCACAGCTTTCCACGTTAGTCCTGCCCGTTGTTCTCGCCGTGATTCTGCACAATCTCCTGGGGCTGGCCGGCGGGTACATGATACCCAAGGCGTTCGGGTTCGACGCTACCATCTGTCGAACGATTGCCATCGAGGTCGGCATGCAGAATTCTGGGCTGGCAGTGGCACTGGCTGTCAAATACTTCTCACCCGCCGCGGCACTCCCCGGGGCCATTTTCAGCATCTGGCATAACTTATCCGGCGCGGCGCTGGCGAGCTTCTGGTCCCGGACCGGCCGACCGAGATAG
- a CDS encoding Hydroxyneurosporene synthase (CrtC), which translates to MRRFSDHTAKPVIIGIAMLLCLSVGSGAYAKQAFRQALPGYRFAFPRDHASHPDFKTEWWYYSGHLQTEDGQRFGYQLTFFRVGVDPSLRGDSRSRWAVRDLHLAHFAISDLTQRRFQFWERRSRGALDSAGALTAGFKVWNGPWEASGDEKVHHVTARAEGYAIDLTLTPTKPPAIHGSHGVSQKAAGPGRASHYYSLTNMATEGTLTLTGKPRTVTGSTWMDHEFGSNQLTESQVGWDWFAIQLEDGAELMLYQLRLTDGRADPHSSGSLIHPDGQVEHLPFSAFRLTPQEVWQSPKSGGRYPIRWQIQVPGRDLDLSVQAAFPDQELDTRGSTLVTYWEGSVAISGTAGNRPIAGVGYLEMTGYAAPFRQPL; encoded by the coding sequence GTGAGGAGGTTTAGTGATCACACGGCTAAGCCGGTCATAATCGGAATCGCGATGCTTTTGTGTCTCAGCGTCGGAAGTGGTGCGTACGCCAAGCAAGCCTTCCGGCAGGCGCTGCCCGGCTATCGATTCGCCTTCCCACGGGACCACGCCTCACATCCCGACTTCAAGACAGAGTGGTGGTACTATTCAGGCCATCTGCAGACTGAGGACGGGCAGCGGTTCGGCTACCAACTGACCTTCTTCCGGGTTGGTGTGGATCCTTCGCTGCGCGGTGACAGTCGGTCCCGGTGGGCCGTTCGGGACCTGCATCTGGCCCACTTCGCCATCTCGGACCTCACGCAACGCCGCTTCCAGTTTTGGGAGCGCCGCAGCCGCGGCGCGCTGGATTCGGCCGGCGCCTTGACCGCAGGGTTCAAGGTCTGGAACGGTCCGTGGGAAGCCAGTGGCGATGAAAAGGTTCACCATGTAACCGCACGCGCGGAGGGGTATGCGATCGACCTCACCCTTACTCCAACAAAGCCACCCGCCATCCACGGTAGTCATGGTGTAAGCCAAAAGGCGGCGGGCCCGGGCCGCGCCTCTCACTACTACTCACTCACCAATATGGCCACTGAGGGAACATTGACGCTGACCGGAAAGCCACGGACCGTAACCGGCTCGACCTGGATGGATCACGAATTCGGGAGTAACCAACTGACGGAATCGCAGGTAGGCTGGGACTGGTTCGCGATTCAGCTTGAGGATGGCGCCGAACTGATGCTCTACCAGCTCCGACTGACGGATGGGCGAGCCGATCCCCACTCCAGCGGCAGCCTGATCCATCCGGATGGGCAAGTCGAGCATCTCCCCTTTAGCGCCTTCCGTCTCACGCCGCAAGAGGTCTGGCAGAGCCCGAAGAGCGGCGGTCGATACCCGATCCGTTGGCAGATCCAGGTCCCCGGCCGAGACCTCGACCTGTCGGTACAGGCCGCATTCCCCGATCAGGAGCTGGATACCCGCGGCAGCACCCTGGTGACCTACTGGGAAGGGTCGGTCGCCATTTCGGGGACTGCAGGCAACCGGCCGATCGCCGGCGTAGGCTACCTCGAGATGACCGGCTACGCCGCCCCCTTCCGCCAGCCGCTCTAG
- a CDS encoding multidrug ABC transporter permease, whose product MHTWSVMRLTILRHLRTSPIRVLVTVAGVAIGVATFTAIQTTNESVLSSFTRAIDLVAGRTTLEISGGELGIDERFLPAIQRVEGVSAAAPIIHTVAAVADRPGDALLLMGVDLFAEDPFREYRLADGDRPPAMEELLSPDAIFVTTAFARTHGLRKGESLTLLVGLRRQRFSVKGLLAPQGPARAFDGNIAILDIAAAQVAFGKLGRLDRIDLVTHEPVPLDEIRAHLATLLPPHLTIQRPDRRGYQVEKMLRAFRLNLTALSAIALLVSLFLVYNAVSLSVLERRRQIGILRSLGLTRGGVAALFAAEGMTLGLLGSLLGVGGGLLLGRALLQGVSKTVSTLYAYLQVEEIEVSPVVLLTALGLGSVGALLASLAPAYAASRIAPKDAIQVGSFERTWMRRSRLAMLGGLLLLVASFLLTRPGPVAGAPLFGYLSLACLIFGVACFTPQLLRLTGAGIHSLCGGRRAPLLALAAGNLSSQVGRSAVAVAAMMTAIAMLVGLTLMIGSFRRTVELWIEQTIRADLIVSPAARFVKGSHARLSHTFIEGAARISGIAALDPFIGKRVELLGQEGLLAAGDFEVGARYGRLLFRRGESAAILRRAKNEDGVIISESLALSRGLAEGDQIPLYLPSGRVDLSVAGVFYDYSTDGGKVVMDRSLWTKMEGEHGADILAIYLQPGADEAAIRRQLLVIAGEDGAIALNSNRALRVRVLEIFDNTFAVARALELIAILVGILGIFNVLWASVLSRRREIGVLRSVGATRAQLVRIILGEAGLLGLLAELLGLLAGIALSFILIHVINKQSFGWTIQFQFSWWIVVKSSIIALGAALLAGYLPARRAARLNIAEAVAYEG is encoded by the coding sequence ATGCATACCTGGTCGGTTATGCGACTCACGATCCTCCGCCATCTGCGAACCAGCCCCATCAGGGTACTGGTGACTGTAGCGGGCGTCGCTATCGGTGTCGCGACCTTCACCGCGATCCAGACAACCAACGAAAGTGTCCTGAGCTCGTTTACACGGGCTATCGATCTGGTAGCAGGTCGGACCACGCTCGAGATCTCCGGCGGCGAGCTGGGCATCGACGAGCGGTTCCTGCCGGCGATACAGCGGGTTGAGGGGGTATCGGCGGCCGCGCCGATTATCCACACCGTGGCCGCCGTCGCTGATCGGCCCGGCGACGCTCTTTTGCTGATGGGGGTCGACCTGTTTGCCGAAGACCCCTTTCGAGAGTACCGACTGGCCGACGGCGACCGTCCGCCTGCGATGGAGGAGCTGCTCAGTCCCGACGCGATCTTTGTGACGACGGCGTTCGCACGGACGCACGGTCTGCGGAAAGGTGAAAGCCTCACCCTCCTGGTCGGACTAAGGCGACAGAGGTTCAGCGTAAAGGGTCTGCTCGCCCCGCAAGGGCCGGCTCGGGCCTTCGACGGCAATATCGCAATCTTAGACATCGCCGCGGCCCAGGTGGCATTCGGGAAGCTCGGCCGACTCGATCGGATCGATCTGGTAACACATGAACCGGTGCCGCTGGATGAGATCAGGGCGCACCTGGCGACACTCCTGCCCCCGCATCTGACGATTCAGCGTCCCGATCGGCGGGGCTACCAGGTGGAGAAAATGCTCCGGGCATTTCGTCTCAACCTGACGGCGCTGAGCGCGATCGCGTTGCTGGTCAGTCTGTTCCTGGTCTACAATGCTGTCTCCCTCTCGGTCCTGGAGCGGCGGCGTCAGATCGGGATCCTCCGTTCACTTGGCCTCACGCGGGGCGGAGTCGCTGCGCTCTTTGCCGCAGAAGGGATGACGCTGGGGCTCCTGGGCTCGCTGCTCGGAGTCGGCGGCGGGCTGCTGCTGGGCCGAGCGCTCCTGCAGGGTGTCTCAAAGACCGTCTCCACCCTCTATGCCTACCTCCAAGTAGAAGAGATCGAGGTCAGTCCGGTCGTACTGCTCACGGCGCTCGGGTTGGGCAGCGTCGGTGCGTTACTGGCCTCTCTCGCGCCGGCCTATGCGGCGAGCCGGATCGCGCCGAAGGACGCGATACAAGTCGGTTCGTTTGAAAGAACCTGGATGCGCCGCTCCCGGCTTGCCATGCTGGGCGGTCTCTTGCTGCTCGTCGCGTCGTTCCTCCTGACTCGCCCGGGTCCGGTCGCCGGCGCACCCCTCTTCGGTTATCTCTCGCTGGCCTGCCTCATCTTCGGGGTCGCCTGCTTCACCCCCCAGCTCTTACGCCTGACCGGGGCAGGGATTCATAGCCTCTGTGGGGGACGGCGGGCTCCACTCCTCGCGCTCGCGGCCGGTAATCTCTCTTCGCAGGTCGGGCGCAGTGCGGTCGCGGTGGCCGCGATGATGACCGCCATTGCGATGCTGGTCGGGCTCACCCTCATGATCGGCAGCTTCCGGCGGACAGTGGAGTTATGGATAGAGCAGACGATCAGAGCCGATCTCATCGTATCGCCGGCCGCGCGCTTCGTGAAGGGAAGCCATGCAAGGCTTTCCCACACCTTCATCGAGGGCGCCGCCCGGATTTCCGGTATCGCTGCCCTTGACCCGTTCATCGGCAAACGGGTCGAGTTGCTGGGGCAAGAGGGGTTGCTTGCAGCGGGAGATTTTGAGGTGGGCGCGCGGTACGGCAGGCTCCTGTTCAGGAGAGGGGAGTCGGCCGCGATCCTGCGGCGCGCCAAGAATGAGGATGGGGTGATCATCTCGGAGAGCCTCGCGCTGTCCAGAGGGCTCGCTGAGGGCGACCAAATACCGCTCTATCTTCCCTCAGGCCGGGTCGATCTCTCGGTTGCCGGCGTCTTCTACGACTACTCAACCGATGGCGGCAAGGTGGTGATGGACCGAAGTCTCTGGACAAAAATGGAGGGCGAGCACGGAGCCGACATCCTGGCGATCTATCTTCAACCGGGAGCCGACGAGGCGGCTATCCGACGGCAGCTTCTGGTGATTGCCGGCGAGGATGGCGCGATCGCGCTCAACTCGAATCGAGCGCTGAGGGTCAGGGTTCTGGAGATCTTTGACAACACCTTTGCGGTGGCGCGCGCCCTGGAACTGATCGCAATCCTGGTCGGTATTCTCGGAATCTTTAACGTCTTGTGGGCCTCGGTCCTGAGTCGCCGGCGGGAGATCGGCGTGTTGCGATCAGTCGGCGCGACGAGGGCGCAGCTTGTACGGATCATCCTGGGAGAAGCGGGGCTCCTTGGTCTGCTGGCCGAACTGCTTGGCCTGCTGGCCGGCATCGCACTCTCGTTCATTCTGATCCACGTCATCAACAAGCAGTCGTTCGGCTGGACCATCCAGTTTCAGTTCTCCTGGTGGATTGTCGTCAAGTCGTCGATCATTGCGCTCGGCGCCGCCTTGTTGGCCGGCTATCTGCCTGCGAGGCGGGCGGCCCGCCTGAACATCGCGGAAGCGGTAGCGTATGAAGGGTAG
- a CDS encoding macrolide ABC transporter ATP-binding protein, giving the protein MIRLQQVSKVYSMGTAEVRALDGVTLTIGAGEFVALVGPSGCGKTTLLNLMAGIDRPTSGEVWLERDRLDRLSDDRLSRLRRNRVGIVYQFFNLLPTLTARENVALPLLLDGLQRGEVEQRVEQGLRRVGLTHRAEHWPHELSGGEQQRVAIARAIVVEPRVVLADEPTGNLDSVAGSVVLDLLEALHRDHGQTIVLATHSQEAVRRAGRVVHIRDGKLAGIEGP; this is encoded by the coding sequence ATGATCAGGCTGCAGCAGGTTTCAAAGGTGTACTCGATGGGTACGGCTGAGGTACGGGCCCTCGACGGGGTTACGTTGACCATCGGAGCGGGAGAGTTCGTCGCGTTGGTCGGTCCGAGCGGCTGCGGCAAAACCACCCTCCTTAACCTGATGGCCGGAATCGACCGGCCGACCTCCGGCGAGGTATGGTTAGAACGGGATCGCCTGGATCGCCTGTCGGACGACCGTCTCTCGCGACTTCGCCGGAATCGGGTAGGAATCGTCTACCAGTTCTTCAACCTGCTGCCAACCCTCACCGCCCGAGAGAACGTGGCCCTGCCGCTGCTGTTAGATGGATTGCAGCGTGGCGAAGTCGAACAGCGCGTTGAGCAGGGGCTACGCCGGGTAGGTCTAACGCACCGCGCGGAGCACTGGCCTCACGAGCTGTCCGGCGGGGAACAGCAGCGGGTAGCCATCGCTCGGGCGATCGTCGTTGAGCCGCGGGTTGTCCTGGCCGATGAGCCAACCGGGAACTTGGATTCAGTGGCGGGTAGTGTGGTCCTGGATCTCTTGGAGGCGTTGCATCGGGATCACGGTCAGACGATTGTCCTGGCCACCCATAGCCAGGAGGCGGTGAGACGGGCCGGTCGAGTCGTCCACATTCGTGATGGGAAACTGGCCGGGATTGAGGGGCCCTAA
- a CDS encoding OmpA/MotB domain protein has product MGKSWRLRSISTIGLFFSLVVLLSGCPKRADLGDTGAISSSTATQSEEAVKPSKSIQEPPAAGAPSAQQPATAGQESPLKDAFFDFDKSTIRGDAKSNLNEDLQWLNSNPTAQITIEGHCDERGTAEYNLGLGERRAKSAQDYLVAAGIDAKRIKIVSFGKERPFAMGHDESAWKWNRRAHLVVSE; this is encoded by the coding sequence ATGGGGAAATCCTGGAGGCTCAGAAGTATTTCGACCATAGGGCTATTTTTTTCTCTTGTAGTGCTACTCTCAGGCTGCCCGAAGCGTGCGGATCTTGGCGATACGGGAGCGATCTCCTCTTCCACCGCAACCCAGTCGGAGGAGGCAGTCAAGCCTTCGAAGTCGATTCAGGAGCCTCCGGCAGCAGGCGCGCCCTCGGCACAACAACCGGCAACGGCAGGCCAGGAGTCGCCGCTCAAGGACGCCTTCTTCGATTTTGACAAATCGACTATCCGTGGTGATGCAAAATCCAATCTCAATGAGGATCTTCAGTGGCTCAACAGCAATCCGACGGCGCAGATTACGATCGAAGGCCACTGCGACGAACGCGGCACGGCGGAATATAATCTGGGTCTGGGCGAACGACGGGCCAAGTCTGCCCAAGACTACCTTGTGGCGGCAGGCATCGATGCCAAGCGTATCAAGATCGTGAGTTTTGGGAAGGAGCGCCCGTTCGCGATGGGTCACGATGAGTCGGCCTGGAAGTGGAACCGAAGGGCACACCTCGTAGTGAGCGAGTAG
- a CDS encoding sodium:proton antiporter, whose translation MTPVLTAPAHSAFQDFTAAAKEGGTPLDHQLGLVWVAPFALMLLSIAVLPLLAPHWWESNLNKGIVSAVFALPVVLYIVMVESSRLIETGIEYAAFMALLAALFIISGGIYLRGSLSGTPFSNTVVLAIGAIFANLIGTTGASMLLVRPVLRANERRRHQVHIVVFFIFIVSNIGGMLTPLGDPPLFLGFLRGVPFEWTIRLLPHWLTMIATLLIIFYAWDRRRFEAERTIRQEAVSTGFEVRERLHVEGKVNFLLLLGVLAVAFVIGRFGAQIGLQSDYARRGGQIVGMGVLAGLSLLMTRQETRAANGFTLSPIVEVAVIFAGIFATMIPALVILESRGGELGLTHPWQFFWVTGLLSSFLDNAPTYLTFTSMASGLMGTEAAHLGELLRAVAGGLDGETLLTAISVGAVSMGANTYIGNGPNFMVKAIAEEAGVKMPSFFGYMKYAIGILLPLFLLVTLVFFRS comes from the coding sequence GTGACACCGGTGTTGACGGCGCCGGCACACTCGGCTTTTCAGGACTTCACCGCAGCCGCAAAGGAGGGTGGGACACCATTGGATCATCAGCTTGGGCTGGTCTGGGTGGCCCCATTCGCCCTGATGCTCCTGTCCATTGCGGTCCTGCCGCTGCTGGCTCCTCACTGGTGGGAATCCAACCTCAATAAAGGGATCGTCAGCGCCGTCTTCGCGCTTCCCGTCGTGCTCTATATCGTTATGGTGGAGAGCTCGCGCCTTATCGAGACTGGAATCGAGTATGCCGCATTCATGGCCCTGCTCGCAGCCCTCTTTATCATCTCCGGCGGCATCTACCTTCGAGGCTCACTGTCTGGAACACCTTTCAGCAACACCGTCGTCCTGGCGATTGGTGCCATCTTCGCAAATCTCATCGGAACGACCGGGGCCTCGATGCTATTGGTTCGTCCGGTCCTTCGGGCCAACGAGCGGCGTCGGCACCAGGTGCATATCGTCGTGTTCTTCATCTTTATTGTCTCGAATATCGGCGGGATGCTGACACCCCTCGGCGATCCGCCGCTCTTTCTCGGTTTTCTCCGAGGAGTGCCGTTTGAGTGGACCATCCGACTGCTGCCTCACTGGCTCACGATGATCGCAACGCTGCTTATCATCTTCTACGCGTGGGATCGGCGTCGATTTGAAGCCGAACGAACGATACGCCAGGAGGCCGTGAGTACGGGGTTCGAGGTTCGGGAAAGGCTCCACGTAGAAGGCAAGGTAAATTTCCTGCTCTTGCTGGGCGTGCTTGCCGTAGCCTTTGTAATCGGGCGATTCGGCGCCCAAATCGGCCTGCAGTCCGACTATGCGCGCCGGGGAGGGCAGATAGTGGGGATGGGTGTCCTCGCAGGTCTCTCTCTGCTGATGACACGTCAGGAAACGCGCGCGGCCAACGGCTTCACCTTATCCCCCATTGTGGAGGTGGCGGTGATTTTTGCCGGGATCTTCGCAACCATGATCCCTGCGCTGGTGATTCTGGAGTCACGCGGAGGCGAGCTTGGCCTCACGCACCCATGGCAGTTCTTTTGGGTGACGGGACTCCTCTCGAGCTTCCTCGATAATGCGCCGACCTATCTGACCTTTACGTCGATGGCCAGTGGGTTGATGGGGACGGAGGCGGCGCATCTGGGCGAACTTCTACGGGCCGTGGCCGGAGGCCTGGATGGCGAGACGCTCCTGACGGCGATCTCCGTTGGCGCCGTCTCCATGGGAGCCAATACCTATATCGGCAACGGTCCCAATTTCATGGTGAAGGCGATCGCGGAAGAGGCCGGGGTCAAGATGCCGTCCTTCTTCGGGTACATGAAGTATGCGATCGGCATCCTCCTGCCCCTCTTTCTTTTGGTAACCCTCGTCTTCTTTCGCTCGTAA
- a CDS encoding cyclic 3',5'-adenosine monophosphate phosphodiesterase: MVYQQSQQGNEIFRIAHLSDLHFTSLGNIKIRDLLNKRALGYLSWRFRRRHEHVLEILSALLRDLSGLALDHIVITGDLTHIGLPGEFQQARQWLETLGSPTDVTVVPGNHDTYVNTPWQDSLALWTPYMASDPGLNIGEQRASGRSFFPSVRMRGPAVLIGATSARPSAPFFATGSLGAAQMDRLGDILDLTRRQGRFRILLIHHPPVTATVGWRKRLTDGAVLRALLTRYGVEMVLHGHAHRSSVAYLPNGSDAIPLIGVPSASSRRVKAKRRAGYYVYEVRPSSAGWEIGVSMHCYSPDDRCFVAGKQRVIWVPGAATGSLDAAVHPHGQPAEDGQRA, from the coding sequence ATGGTGTATCAGCAGTCTCAGCAGGGTAACGAGATCTTCAGGATCGCCCACCTCTCCGATCTGCATTTCACGTCACTGGGTAACATCAAAATCCGTGACCTCCTGAATAAGCGCGCGCTTGGCTACCTGTCCTGGCGATTCCGGCGGCGGCACGAACACGTACTTGAAATCCTGAGCGCCCTACTCCGCGACTTGAGTGGGCTGGCGTTGGACCATATTGTGATTACGGGTGATCTGACCCACATCGGCCTCCCTGGTGAATTTCAACAAGCTCGACAATGGCTGGAGACGCTTGGCTCGCCAACCGATGTGACTGTTGTGCCGGGTAATCACGATACCTATGTGAACACCCCGTGGCAAGATTCCCTCGCCCTGTGGACGCCCTACATGGCCTCCGATCCTGGACTCAACATCGGAGAACAGCGGGCGTCGGGCCGTTCATTCTTTCCAAGCGTACGGATGCGCGGACCTGCCGTTCTGATCGGAGCCACCTCGGCGCGCCCATCGGCTCCTTTTTTTGCCACAGGAAGCCTGGGGGCTGCACAGATGGACAGATTGGGCGATATCCTCGATCTGACCCGCCGACAGGGTCGGTTCAGAATTCTCCTCATTCACCATCCACCTGTAACGGCCACAGTCGGATGGCGCAAACGACTCACCGACGGAGCTGTGTTGAGGGCCCTTCTCACTCGGTATGGTGTGGAGATGGTATTGCACGGACATGCGCACCGGTCGTCCGTAGCGTATCTGCCCAACGGGTCGGACGCTATCCCTCTGATAGGCGTTCCTTCCGCCTCCTCGCGCAGGGTCAAGGCGAAGCGGCGTGCGGGGTATTATGTCTATGAGGTACGGCCGTCGTCTGCGGGGTGGGAGATCGGAGTATCGATGCACTGCTACTCTCCGGACGATCGCTGTTTTGTTGCAGGGAAGCAGCGAGTGATATGGGTACCCGGCGCGGCGACGGGCTCACTGGATGCGGCGGTACACCCACACGGTCAGCCCGCCGAGGACGGCCAGCGGGCTTAA
- the lptG gene encoding Lipopolysaccharide export system permease protein LptG — translation MSTIDRHIWFRVIRGYALVMAVLLSVFSLMAFVNELDSVGRGTYGLGDAFLNVVLTVPSRMIELAPATAVLGSIIGLGEMASSHELIAMQALGTSPLRIGVSVTATGILLMIVVVGIQEWVAPSADQLAYTRRLQAITKPEALHTRQGFWSRDGRQFIRVHKVLPGRVLSDVEIYEFDEHDRLRLMTWAAQADPVDSDRWILMDVAQRTMGEEGVVSQQLASLPWAGSLTPAQVELLVLPADVLSRSTLSQYIAFLKKTGQDVARLEIRLWQQLTMPLSTLMMVLVAIPFVLGPLRKATVGKRILHGSLLGAAFHLGSHFMAHLGAIWHLSAPLTVLSPLAVLGGLTVWVYRRIQ, via the coding sequence ATGAGCACGATCGATCGTCATATCTGGTTCAGAGTGATCAGGGGTTATGCGCTTGTGATGGCCGTCCTATTATCCGTCTTCAGCCTGATGGCGTTCGTCAATGAGTTGGACTCGGTCGGCCGCGGCACCTACGGACTTGGCGACGCGTTCCTGAATGTCGTATTGACGGTGCCGAGCCGAATGATTGAGCTGGCGCCCGCAACCGCCGTGCTGGGGAGCATCATCGGTCTGGGAGAAATGGCCAGTAGCCATGAACTCATCGCCATGCAGGCATTAGGGACCTCACCGCTGCGTATCGGTGTGTCAGTGACCGCAACCGGCATCCTCCTCATGATTGTGGTGGTAGGGATTCAAGAGTGGGTTGCGCCGTCTGCCGATCAACTCGCGTACACGCGCCGTCTCCAAGCGATCACGAAGCCGGAAGCGTTACATACCAGGCAGGGTTTCTGGTCGCGCGATGGTCGGCAATTTATCCGGGTACATAAGGTACTGCCCGGTCGCGTCCTCTCAGATGTCGAGATCTATGAATTCGACGAGCACGATCGGCTGCGCCTCATGACCTGGGCGGCACAAGCCGACCCCGTGGATTCGGATCGGTGGATTCTCATGGATGTGGCACAACGAACGATGGGAGAGGAGGGGGTCGTCTCGCAACAGCTTGCCAGTCTTCCATGGGCCGGGTCGTTGACCCCGGCGCAGGTGGAGCTGCTCGTCTTGCCCGCCGACGTGCTGTCGCGTTCGACCCTCAGCCAGTATATCGCATTTCTGAAAAAGACCGGCCAGGATGTCGCACGTCTCGAGATCCGGCTGTGGCAGCAGCTTACGATGCCCCTGTCGACCCTGATGATGGTGCTGGTTGCGATTCCGTTTGTGCTCGGTCCTCTTCGGAAGGCGACGGTCGGCAAGCGGATCCTGCACGGATCGCTGCTCGGCGCCGCTTTTCATCTGGGTAGCCATTTTATGGCGCATCTCGGAGCGATCTGGCACCTGAGCGCCCCGCTGACAGTATTAAGCCCGCTGGCCGTCCTCGGCGGGCTGACCGTGTGGGTGTACCGCCGCATCCAGTGA